One Pirellulales bacterium DNA window includes the following coding sequences:
- a CDS encoding hydrogenase has product LARYSWPGNVRELQNVIERAVINANNGQLRFDGLVSPRMGATQPLTNEAKARAKPKGNILSRSDLIQLEIENLEGAIAAADGKIYGPHGAAELLGVRPTTLASRMRKLGINKPR; this is encoded by the coding sequence GTTGGCTCGCTATAGCTGGCCGGGCAACGTGCGAGAATTGCAAAACGTCATTGAACGCGCGGTCATCAACGCCAACAATGGCCAATTGCGATTCGACGGACTCGTCAGCCCTCGGATGGGAGCAACGCAACCTCTCACGAACGAAGCGAAGGCGCGAGCCAAACCTAAGGGCAATATCCTTTCCCGAAGCGATTTAATCCAACTTGAGATAGAGAATCTCGAAGGAGCGATTGCTGCCGCAGACGGTAAAATCTACGGCCCACACGGCGCGGCAGAACTGCTCGGCGTGCGACCGACTACATTGGCATCACGCATGCGCAAATTGGGAATCAACAAGCCTCGGTGA
- a CDS encoding ABC transporter permease, with translation MKVAELKIVIRLVISHALQHPARMMLTMFSTIAAACIVVWVVSGYDSLSQKFDEFAEGYLGRYELILLPVADPSQASSFIGGTGGPALSQELIEALRADPAVAAVDPVFQTRARIQKPGVIDTPERDGAPTSGSPRIPSSAEVAASASAAMTRMNRVPSLVGTDASEPPHTLLEGVWLDPRQMDRSEGVLSSGSAEQLGVKVGDEVAVGGGPDKEVQLVKIVGIVEQSRTLPPPKFTIGLPPSREAALRRGPTSNALYVRLTLAEKLTGAAPRISFAGIVLRSGVKPVEFQAAWSDRFNGKDSAAEMQSLAEVENEITNSTTSEAIRIQAYSATGISLLAALFIIFTTLSMGVHERIRQFAVLRAVSLTKAQIGAMIAIESMLLGLVGWGGGLLAGWGLLELMRMLRPNMFPDGVSLGKWCILLSGACALGGALAASIMPAWRATNVSPLEAMAPRQQKYGARFSWGATIVGLLLIAVNPLLVFWVPMADTARYGISAAMGCTSMVIGFVLLAPGAIIVTERFAAPMVARLLGLDRRLLAKQLTMNLSRTLGAVIAPTLGLGLFVAMQTWGYSMLGPFTPGKWAPDMVAGLTPTGVPFSEIENVQHIKGIKTDQCLPLAVEQTKFADDITGFRVRPSATRQDNCVMLGVDTDRALGGKHPMFDFDFVQGTREEALAKIKNGRYCLVPDHFQRESGLNVGDKFSVVPPETPNQKFEYEIAGVVSMSGWHWISKVGLRNRNGGRAAGLMFASFDQVRNDFGIDRTTFFWMNLDGTATEEDIKNSLQAIAERNFDPSLAAARRRDRPERGAMGPPGNPRRGNYSTTINIRTAEGVRTAIRERADGIIWGLSQLPLVTLAVTSLGVMNTILSSVRARRWEMGVMRALGLSRFSLFRLILAEAVLVAIVACVLSVGLGVLAGYCGTGVTRYINIRGGMITPLVIPWAKLLIGFGITLALCVIAALWPAIATGRAEPLRLLQAGRASM, from the coding sequence ATTCGTTGTCGCAAAAGTTTGACGAGTTCGCTGAAGGCTACCTGGGACGTTATGAGTTGATCTTGCTCCCCGTGGCGGATCCTTCGCAAGCCTCTTCGTTCATAGGAGGTACCGGAGGGCCGGCACTTTCGCAGGAATTGATCGAGGCGCTGCGCGCGGATCCGGCAGTAGCGGCGGTCGATCCCGTATTTCAAACTCGGGCGCGTATTCAAAAGCCGGGGGTGATCGACACGCCAGAGCGCGACGGCGCCCCAACTTCGGGGTCGCCACGCATTCCCTCTTCAGCGGAAGTCGCCGCCAGCGCCTCGGCCGCCATGACGAGGATGAATCGCGTTCCATCGCTGGTCGGCACCGATGCTAGCGAGCCGCCCCACACGTTGTTGGAGGGGGTCTGGCTTGATCCGCGTCAGATGGATCGCAGCGAGGGGGTGCTAAGTAGCGGTTCGGCAGAACAATTGGGGGTGAAAGTGGGGGACGAAGTGGCGGTAGGAGGAGGTCCTGACAAAGAAGTGCAACTCGTCAAGATCGTGGGCATCGTTGAACAATCACGCACCTTGCCGCCACCAAAATTCACGATCGGCTTGCCGCCATCGCGCGAAGCCGCACTGCGCCGCGGACCCACGAGCAATGCCTTGTACGTGCGGCTGACCTTGGCCGAAAAGTTGACAGGCGCGGCCCCGCGTATCAGCTTTGCGGGCATCGTGCTGCGCAGCGGCGTTAAGCCAGTGGAATTCCAGGCCGCCTGGAGCGATCGCTTCAACGGCAAAGACTCGGCCGCCGAGATGCAATCACTTGCGGAGGTCGAAAACGAAATTACCAATAGTACGACCTCCGAAGCCATCCGCATACAGGCGTATTCGGCGACGGGAATATCGTTGCTGGCAGCGCTGTTCATCATTTTTACGACGCTTAGCATGGGAGTGCACGAGCGCATCCGGCAGTTCGCCGTGCTTCGTGCCGTATCGCTGACCAAGGCGCAAATCGGGGCAATGATCGCGATCGAGAGTATGCTGTTGGGCTTGGTTGGCTGGGGCGGCGGACTGTTAGCGGGCTGGGGCTTATTGGAGTTGATGCGCATGCTTCGACCCAACATGTTCCCCGATGGCGTCTCGCTAGGAAAATGGTGCATCCTGCTATCCGGTGCCTGCGCGTTGGGCGGAGCTTTGGCAGCGTCGATTATGCCGGCGTGGCGAGCCACAAACGTCAGCCCACTCGAAGCCATGGCGCCGCGACAGCAGAAATACGGAGCACGATTCTCCTGGGGCGCGACAATCGTGGGGCTGCTACTGATTGCCGTGAATCCTCTCTTGGTGTTTTGGGTGCCGATGGCAGACACTGCACGCTACGGCATATCGGCTGCGATGGGATGCACCAGCATGGTGATTGGCTTCGTTCTATTGGCACCGGGCGCAATCATCGTCACCGAGAGGTTCGCTGCCCCCATGGTGGCACGACTTTTGGGTCTCGATCGCCGTTTGTTGGCCAAGCAGCTCACGATGAATCTGTCGCGAACGCTCGGAGCGGTCATCGCACCTACCCTAGGCCTTGGATTGTTCGTGGCGATGCAAACGTGGGGATACTCAATGCTGGGCCCCTTTACACCGGGCAAGTGGGCGCCGGACATGGTGGCAGGCCTCACACCGACGGGCGTGCCCTTCTCCGAGATCGAAAATGTGCAGCACATTAAGGGAATCAAGACCGATCAGTGCCTGCCCCTCGCCGTCGAACAGACAAAATTTGCCGACGATATCACCGGCTTTCGCGTCCGCCCTTCTGCGACGCGACAGGATAACTGCGTAATGCTGGGAGTCGACACGGATCGAGCGCTGGGTGGCAAGCATCCAATGTTCGATTTCGACTTCGTGCAAGGGACGCGCGAGGAAGCGCTGGCAAAGATCAAGAATGGCAGGTATTGCTTGGTACCGGATCATTTTCAGCGCGAGTCTGGCTTGAACGTCGGCGACAAATTTTCGGTCGTTCCGCCGGAAACACCGAATCAAAAGTTTGAATACGAGATTGCCGGCGTCGTCTCGATGAGTGGCTGGCATTGGATCAGTAAAGTTGGCTTACGGAACCGCAACGGCGGCCGTGCCGCGGGGTTGATGTTTGCCTCGTTCGACCAGGTGCGCAACGACTTCGGCATCGACCGAACGACGTTCTTTTGGATGAACCTCGACGGGACGGCGACCGAGGAGGACATCAAGAATTCGTTGCAGGCTATCGCCGAACGTAATTTCGATCCCAGCTTGGCCGCGGCGCGCCGTCGAGACCGCCCTGAGAGGGGAGCGATGGGGCCGCCCGGCAATCCTCGTCGCGGCAACTATTCGACGACCATAAATATTCGTACGGCTGAAGGCGTTCGCACGGCAATTCGTGAACGGGCCGATGGCATCATCTGGGGACTCAGCCAACTGCCTTTGGTAACTTTGGCCGTCACTTCGCTAGGGGTAATGAATACGATCCTGTCATCGGTGCGCGCCAGGCGCTGGGAGATGGGCGTCATGCGCGCGCTGGGCCTGTCGCGTTTCAGCTTGTTTCGTTTAATCCTGGCTGAAGCAGTCTTAGTCGCGATTGTGGCCTGTGTTCTCAGCGTCGGCCTGGGAGTCCTGGCTGGGTATTGCGGCACGGGCGTTACCCGGTACATAAACATCCGCGGCGGTATGATCACACCGCTGGTTATACCCTGGGCAAAGCTCTTAATCGGTTTCGGCATTACGCTGGCGCTGTGCGTGATCGCCGCACTTTGGCCGGCGATAGCCACCGGGCGGGCCGAACCGTTGCGTTTATTGCAAGCCGGCCGCGCCTCGATGTGA